The Phaeodactylum tricornutum CCAP 1055/1 chromosome 8, whole genome shotgun sequence genome has a window encoding:
- a CDS encoding predicted protein encodes MAVLTAFPSLDATLRFFCLPYLPLYSFVCLSTINSTKHMSEFLTTDVLDALLSASHVERQAAEAVLRNWTVDQRIRALLQALTQQPSTNLPQSQAIAVREPVSRTEHHQQLLAVLLRREIQQSSHVALLHDAMEPLLQRIVTHSDSPGVSTNVVGDCVAEIVSVTAALASHDDGVRLVRRILSSVAEPASHADLSSLKLLVAVAERAPTVFAPAVADDVSTLVSTALRHAIHTGPPTASQVQHPGNVIRILTDLVVATARAHESVHSYGDSSGTTLDPNTRSSQLGRTCLVPLLETIRHVHDRDVVSKLLQALTSAAEHVPALLAGSPHTLPILVTVLSDVAHDATDTDVDLQLQAVQVLASLVEHHNVKHHRLTPQLVQAILQGTNGKHGVVQLCLHAMVHGTDDDWDDEPLVWHQYSNDNASDETAAFAQELLHTVLQALGKLALDVVLPSVERLCSSPEPTAVRAGLAALQVAVQAAPVSIQPHLPVVGRAALTWAAPTHHSFRVQFQATQLAGVLCELPGDATVRTLYGPQLLQALAVATGSPCPHVAAVASTAIVSYCRGDGITEVDAAQFVVPYLTDVLHALVHGPLSLSRTDRSQVVVVIRAVGAWPAWRKLPVPPLPPITPTSFLDAATGNPELAHLRGAALEAATIIGQALGDTHRELFVADAVNMMDWAVPYLNSGATHVPLEQLLSACARVASVLGEDYAPYAGVVLPHLMQRATAAADMEVTEGDQAGWDATQRQQVVRDDEQGTESMTIAIPGRGLAKVTVNTTRIQEKAQAVRAIYEHAVALGAAFPQSEACLDAFLELVRFPYSAEIRAVSAQTLAAIYEASCAHGEDGGMRVPATYLPLIAQGIATQIYEQDEADMDALYAMADSLSEIYYSIYRRLAKFGPVLLEKFTVGTASATVQLFMQAMVACLERRRETADILSGSPQSPLGEDEHAEYAELLRLEETLLTPLVDAVGYTLKFLRHEFLPIFEAHVLPVLGPYLSTGNDIRARLATVCLFDDCVEYCGAAAAAKFAPMLMEGALLGMNDASNGQDEELLRAAIYGIAQIARYAPSSVLAPHAHSLVQHLATISSQPKDEADNVAIHENAVSTLASLVLIGNAPFRGSAFVKPETALHIFLANLPLREDADEAKICHSGLCDLVERNTIDVTETCQELIRIIGEILVYVDDEEDLASPETLLRSVGILFRMQKEVHGDAMQRAFASIPDEAQAAINNAMQQHSRQFNCVVTP; translated from the exons ATGGCGGTCTTGACGGCCTTCCCGTCTCTCGATGCCACACTCCGTTTCTTCTGCCTCCCTTATTTGCCGTTGTATTCGTTCGTTTGTTTGTCCACGATCAATAGCACCAAACACATGTCCGAGTTCCTAACCACAGACGTCTTGGACGCGCTCCTTTCGGCGTCCCACGTCGAGCGACAGGCGGCGGAAGCCGTACTCCGGAACTGGACGGTGGATCAGCGCATTCGTGCCTTGCTACAGGCCTTGACGCAGCAGCCTTCAACGAACTTGCCACAATCACAGGCAATTGCCGTACGGGAACCGGTGTCGCGTACGGAACACCACCAACAATTGCTCGCCGTCTTGTTGCGCCGGGAGATTCAGCAATCGTCGCACGTGGCGCTCCTGCACGACGCGATGGAACCTCTCCTCCAGCGGATTGTAACACACTCCGATTCTCCCGGTGTTAGTACCAATGTGGTGGGAGACTGTGTGGCCGAAATTGTTTCCGTTACGGCGGCACTGGCCTCCCACGACGATGGCGTCCGTCTCGTACGCCGTATCCTGTCCTCCGTGGCCGAGCCG GCATCCCACGCCGACCTTTCCTCATTGAAACTCTTGGTTGCCGTGGCGGAACGGGCACCGACCGTCTTTGCACCCGCCGTGGCCGATGACGTTTCGACTCTGGTTTCAACCGCACTCCGTCACGCGATCCATACCGGCCCTCCAACGGCCTCCCAGGTTCAACACCCTGGCAACGTCATCCGCATCCTCACCGacctcgtcgtcgccaccgcCCGGGCTCACGAATCTGTACACAGTTACGGTGACAGTAGTGGTACCACCCTCGATCCCAACACTCGGTCGAGTCAACTCGGCCGTACCTGTCTCGTACCGCTCCTCGAAACTATACGACACGTACACGATCGGGACGTCGTCTCCAAACTGTTGCAAGCCTTGACCTCGGCGGCGGAACACGTTCCCGCGCTCCTGGCCGGATCGCCGCACACCCTACCAATACTCGTCACCGTACTCAGCGATGTCGCACACGATGCCACCGACACGGATGTCGATCTACAACTCCAAGCCGTACAAGTACTGGCCTCGCTCGTTGAACACCACAACGTCAAACATCATCGCCTGACCCCCCAACTCGTTCAAGCCATACTCCAAGGCACCAACGGTAAGCACGGAGTTGTCCAACTCTGTCTACACGCCATGGTACACGGCACCGACGACGATTGGGACGACGAACCCCTCGTCTGGCACCAATATAGCAATGACAACGCCTCCGATGAAACGGCCGCCTTTGCCCAGGAACTCCTTCACACCGTACTACAGGCACTCGGTAAACTCGCTTTGGACGTCGTCCTTCCCAGTGTGGAACGCTTATGTTCGTCTCCCGAACCCACCGCCGTCCGCGCGGGACTGGCCGCACTCCAAGTCGCCGTCCAAGCCGCTCCCGTCAGCATTCAACCCCATTTGCCCGTCGTCGGCCGCGCCGCCTTGACCTGGGCTGCACCGACCCACCATTCTTTCCGAGTCCAGTTCCAAGCCACACAACTGGCCGGCGTCTTGTGTGAACTCCCCGGTGACGCTACCGTACGTACACTGTACGGACCGCAACTCCTGCAAGCGCTAGCCGTCGCCACCGGCAGTCCCTGTCCCCACGTAGCCGCCGTCGCCTCCACCGCCATTGTTTCCTACTGCCGCGGCGACGGCATCACCGAGGTAGACGCTGCACAATTCGTCGTACCGTATCTAACTGACGTACTGCACGCCCTCGTTCACGGTCCCCTGTCGCTCTCCCGAACCGACCGCAGCCAGGTAGTGGTCGTGATTCGTGCCGTCGGTGCCTGGCCTGCCTGGCGCAAGCTTCCGGTCCCGCCTTTGCCCCCTATTACTCCCACGTCGTTCCTG GATGCCGCAACCGGTAATCCCGAACTCGCCCACTTGCGTGGTGCCGCGCTCGAGGCCGCTACCATCATCGGGCAGGCCTTGGGTGACACACACCGGGAACTCTTCGTCGCCGATGCCGTAAACATGATGGACTGGGCGGTGCCTTACTTGAACTCCGGGGCGACCCACGTACCACTCGAACAGCTCTTGTCAGCCTGTGCCCGCGTCGCTTCGGTCCTCGGTGAAGACTACGCTCCCTACGCGGGAGTCGTACTACCGCATTTGATGCAACGCGCCACCGCAGCCGCGGATATGGAAGTCACTGAAGGCGACCAGGCCGGATGGGACGCCacccaacgacaacaagTCGTCCGGGATGATGAACAAGGCACCGAGAGTATGACCATTGCCATACCCGGTCGTGGCCTGGCGAAAGTCACCGTCAACACAACCAGAATTCAGGAAAAAGCCCAGGCCGTTCGCGCCATCTACGAGCACGCGGTTGCTCTGGGTGCCGCCTTTCCGCAATCCGAAGCGTGTCTGGACGCATTTCTAGAGTTGGTGCGCTTCCCGTACTCGGCTGAGATTCGGGCCGTGTCGGCGCAAACCCTAGCAGCCATTTACGAAGCTTCCTGCGCCCATGGCGAAGACGGGGGTATGCGTGTTCCAGCAACGTACCTTCCACTCATAGCCCAAGGAATTGCCACACAAATCTACGAGCAGGATGAGGCCGATATGGACGCGCTCTACGCCATGGCAGATTCCCTCAGCGAGATCTACTATAGTATCTATCGCAGGCTCGCCAAGTTTGGACCAGTGTTGCTAGAGAAGTTTACCGTGGGTACGGCGTCAGCAACGGTACAGTTGTTCATGCAAGCTATGGTGGCTTGTTTAGAACGACGACGCGAAACGGCTGATATTCTTTCCGGGAGCCCACAATCTCCGCTCGGCGAAGATGAACACGCCGAATACGCAGAGTTGTTGCGGCTAGAGGAAACACTCTTGACGCCCCTCGTCGATGCAGTTGGATACACGCTAAAATTCCTGCGCCACGAGTTCCTCCCGATTTTCGAGGCGCACGTACTCCCCGTGCTCGGTCCGTACCTGTCGACCGGCAACGACATTCGCGCACGGCTCGCGACCGTTTGTCTCTTTGACGACTGTGTAGAATATTGCGGTGccgcagccgccgccaagttCGCTCCCATGCTTATGGAGGGAGCCTTGTTGGGTATGAACGATGCTAGTAATGGGCAGGACGAAGAGCTCCTGAGGGCGGCCATTTATGGAATTGCACAAATTGCCCGCTACGCTCCGAGTTCCGTACTAGCACCTCACGCCCACAGTCTTGTACAGCATTTAGCAACCATCTCCAGTCAGCCCAAGGATGAAGCCGACAATGTGGCTATTCACGAGAATGCTGTGTCGACGCTAGCGTCACTCGTTCTGATCGGCAACGCTCCTTTCCGAGGATCCGCGTTTGTCAAGCCGGAGACGGCCCTTCACATTTTTCTCGCGAATTTGCCGTTGCGCGAGGATGCAGACGAAGCCAAAATTTGTCACAGCGGATTGTGTGATCTAGTCGAGCGTAATACGATCGACGTGACAGAGACCTGTCAGGAACTAATTCGCATCATCGGTGAGATACTGGTTTatgtggacgacgaggaggatcTTGCAAGTCCCGAAACGCTCCTGCGCAGTGTTGGTATCTTATTTCGCATGCAAAAGGAAGTCCATGGCGACGCAATGCAACGGGCATTCGCGTCAATTCCGGATGAGGCACAGGCGGCGATTAATAACGCCATGCAGCAACATTCCCGTCAATTCAACTGTGTCGTGACACCGTAA
- a CDS encoding predicted protein encodes MTVSALSMLLVSPDLYQRSALPFPAVQPFVSANIMTTPSSGAASSNSCCSSTSLGVTAGPAFDTAALAFFGGLRIPASLLAGSSLASLFAMVQQAKATKTLSRTERVALWVYHSSALGTLCLSLLTVITTTVGSTLLLLGRFDVSQYGDVYHFLRGNFLMEFVVSRWSFLCSVQLFLLAIMNRVLLEFDLLKPGRRTIGLLVAAAMMGLIAHCLSYINTTLNCWPNLLYMTKQVVEVSTES; translated from the coding sequence ATGACTGTCTCTGCATTGTCTATGTTGCTTGTTTCTCCTGATCTCTATCAACGTTCCGCATTGCCATTCCCAGCAGTTCAGCCATTCGTCTCCGCCAACATTATGACCACACCGTCCTCCGGTGCGGCGAGTAGCAATAGCTGTTGCAGCAGTACCTCCCTCGGTGTAACGGCAGGACCGGCTTTTGACACGGCAGCGCTCGCTTTTTTCGGTGGTCTTCGGATACCAGCAAGTCTACTAGCGGGATCTTCGTTGGCTTCGCTCTTTGCGATGGTTCAACAAGCTAAGGCGACCAAGACTTTGTCTCGCACCGAACGTGTAGCTTTGTGGGTGTACCACTCTTCGGCACTCGGTACTTTATGCTTGAGTTTACTTACTGTCATTACCACTACCGTTGGATCTACGCTGTTACTATTGGGACGCTTTGATGTATCCCAATACGGCGATGTATATCACTTTCTGCGGGGCAACTTTCTAATGGAATTTGTTGTTTCCCGTTGGTCGTTTTTGTGCAGCGTTCAGCTGTTTTTATTAGCCATCATGAATCGAGTATTGCTAGAATTTGATCTTTTGAAGCCGGGTCGGCGCACTATTGGTTTGCTGGTAGCAGCCGCTATGATGGGCTTGATTGCGCACTGTTTGTCCTACATAAACACAACCTTGAATTGTTGGCCAAATCTGTTGTACATGACCAAGCAAGTAGTGGAGGTAAGCACAGAGTCGTAA